The bacterium genome includes the window GGCAGCCTCACGATGAAAGAGCTCCCCTGGCCCGGCGTGGAGCGCACCTCGATGTTGCCGCCGAAGTGATCCACGATCTTCTTGACGTATGACAGGCCCAGGCCGATCCCCTCCACGTTGCCGGTGAAGTACTTCTCGATCTGGAAGAACTTGTCGAAGATCCTGTCGCGGTATTCCGGAGGGATCCCGATGCCGTTGTCCGAGAACTCCATCACGATCCTGCTGTCTACGCGCGCGCAGCGGACCTCCGCGATCGCGGGTTTGCTCATGTTGAACTTGAGCCCGTTGTCCATGAGCTGGCGAGAGATCAGCTCCATGTACTGCTTGTTGAAAGAGATCGGCGAGGCGCCGGCGTCGACCGATATCCGGACCTCGGGCTCTTTTTCGGAATACGAATCCTTGACCGAGGCCGCTATCTCGCCCAGGAAAGCGGGCAGGTCTATCTCCTCTTTCGCCGCGGAGAGGTTTTCGTTCTCGATCGTCACAAAGCCGACCAGTTCCTCGATCACCGCGGCGAGCTTGGCCACCTGTTTGGACATCGCCTCCATCTGGCGCTTCTGCTTGTCCGACATCTCGCCGAGCAACCCGTCCTTCATGAGCGAGATGTTCGACTTGAGTACGGTCACCGGTGTGTTGAGCTTGTGCGAGATCAAGGCGAGGAAGTCCCGTTTGGAGCCCTCCTCGGCCCGATCCTCGGTGATGTCGCGCAGGCTCATGGCGATCTGCGCCGTACTTCCCTCTTCGTCCTGGATCGGGATGAGGATGGCGATGAGATAGAGCTCGCCCGCATGGTCGCTCTCGCGCCTGTTCAGCTCGAACGCGGCGTGTTCGATGGAAGAGATGTCGGTCACCTTTTCGATCGGGACGGAGGCGTCGAAGTGCGCCTGCACGTGCTCCCAGAAGGGGCCGGGCGACGGCAGCGCGAGGAGGTTTTCCGCCGCCCTGTTGAACTGCAGCACTTTCCAGTTCGGATCGAAGATGACTATGCCGTCCGACATCTGCGAGAAGCAGGCCTCGAACATCCATCGCTCCTGCTTGAGCTTGGAGAGCATTCCGGAGAGCGAGCCCTCCATGTCGCGAAAAGCGCGGGCGAGGACGCCGAGCTCGTCGTCTGCGTCGGCTCCCGGCGGCGGCACGCTGAGGTCTCCGTCGGCGATCCTGCGCGAACTCTCGGCCAGGCGCTTCACCGGCCTGGCTATCCGGGAGGAGACCAGCAGTATCAACGCCGTTACGGCGATGATGCCGGCTATGGCTATGAACAGTATGTTCCTGTGGAGCCGCACGATCTCCGCGAGGAGCTCCCGTTCGGGGAATTCTATCCCCAGCGACCAGCCGGTTTCCCG containing:
- a CDS encoding ATP-binding protein, which gives rise to MRIRDKLLFSTLVPVIAVFVAGISFSYVTSGKALEEQIAARAENMVKAYTWRLDGEISSLTVIAKGLAASVEAMRPTSVEQVNALIEKTLQSYPAAFGSTIAFAPDSFSKEQRLVAPYLYRGKEGLEFKDLSDESYNYPKWEWFTIPEESGKPRWSEPYIDVGGGDLPMTTYSQPFFRDGRFWGVATIDVALEELTDEIEKIKVAASGRAFLISKEGRFLTVPDENWNLKRTILDAAKELASDDFARLGKKMMAGESGYIPMVNPLTKQPVWIAYGPIRETGWSLGIEFPERELLAEIVRLHRNILFIAIAGIIAVTALILLVSSRIARPVKRLAESSRRIADGDLSVPPPGADADDELGVLARAFRDMEGSLSGMLSKLKQERWMFEACFSQMSDGIVIFDPNWKVLQFNRAAENLLALPSPGPFWEHVQAHFDASVPIEKVTDISSIEHAAFELNRRESDHAGELYLIAILIPIQDEEGSTAQIAMSLRDITEDRAEEGSKRDFLALISHKLNTPVTVLKSNISLMKDGLLGEMSDKQKRQMEAMSKQVAKLAAVIEELVGFVTIENENLSAAKEEIDLPAFLGEIAASVKDSYSEKEPEVRISVDAGASPISFNKQYMELISRQLMDNGLKFNMSKPAIAEVRCARVDSRIVMEFSDNGIGIPPEYRDRIFDKFFQIEKYFTGNVEGIGLGLSYVKKIVDHFGGNIEVRSTPGQGSSFIVRLP